TTCACCCTCCGGTAGGCAAGCCCTGCCCCTGAATCAACTCTCTTTCACTTTTGCCGGTAATTATTCTGTGCAGGAATTCATAGTCTATTCGCAGAAAACAGGGATCAGTAAACCCAGGGGGAACGCAGCAAGTGCCACGTGAAATTAGCATTCTTAGTCCTGAAAAGGTAAGTCTTGAATATACGGTTGCAGGGCTTGGGTCACGGCTTCTTGCACAGATTTTGGACATGATGATCTGGGGCGCACAATGGTTGTTCCTGTTCATCGCCGTTACTGTATCATTATCTATTTTGACTTATTACCGTATCACTCCGAATGAAACTATGTCCACTGCTCTCTTAGTTGGTTTAGCCCTCTATGGCTTTATTACCTTCTATGCCTATTTCATTTTCTTTGAAGCGCGTTGGAACGGGCAGACACCCGGCAAACGCGCATTTAGTATTCGTGTCATTATGGATAATGGCGCTCCCGTTACCGTTGAAGCCGTATTCAAACGAGGTGTGATGCGGATTGCCGATCTTATGCTGACCTTTTTGGGCATTACCCCGTTGGTGGTTTTCTTTACTGAACGTAGTCAAAGGTTTGGGGATATGGTAGCCGGAACAGTGCTGATACACGAGCGCAAGCATACAGTTTTGAACCTGCCTTCACCCGTATTGACCCCTGTGGTTGAAACACCCGAGCACCCCTTGGCGATGTATATCGGCCTGATTGATAGCCTCGGGCAGGATGATTATCGCTCAATTCGTCAATTTTTAGATCGCCATAAGCAACTATCGTCTGATGTATCGAACCGGCTTGCATCACAAATGGTCGAAGCGTTGGCATCAAGAGGCTTAAACATAACCTGTCCCAACAACACCCCGCCTTCGGATGTGCTAGAAGCAATCGCCGCCAAATATTCCAGGAAGAACGCCTTACTTTAAGCACCTTTTAGCTCTCATCCGATGCAGCCCGCCGTTGCTTAACAATAACGGGCTTGATTATGACGAAGCAAAGGGCTATGCCCTTTGTCGTCTGAATGCGAGAAGTGATCCCAAACCGCCAAGCAAGGCGATAATTGATGATGGCTCAGGAACAACTTGGGAAACACGGAACCCGATGTTGGAGAACTCGTAAGCCGGGTAGTTGTAGTTGCGGTCCGCCGACCGCAGGCCGTCGAAGTAGTAGTAGTTGAACGAACCACCACGCAAACCGCGATAAGCGTAACCTCCGCCTATGTATGGAATAGCCTCGTTCCACTCAAAGACATTGCCGCCCTGGTCAAAAGTGCCGTAGGCGCTGGCCGAGTTCTGGAACTCGCCAACCACCGTCGTATACTTACCCGAATCAATCGGATAGGAGCCAATGCCTGTGTAATAGTTG
This DNA window, taken from bacterium, encodes the following:
- a CDS encoding RDD family protein, which codes for MPREISILSPEKVSLEYTVAGLGSRLLAQILDMMIWGAQWLFLFIAVTVSLSILTYYRITPNETMSTALLVGLALYGFITFYAYFIFFEARWNGQTPGKRAFSIRVIMDNGAPVTVEAVFKRGVMRIADLMLTFLGITPLVVFFTERSQRFGDMVAGTVLIHERKHTVLNLPSPVLTPVVETPEHPLAMYIGLIDSLGQDDYRSIRQFLDRHKQLSSDVSNRLASQMVEALASRGLNITCPNNTPPSDVLEAIAAKYSRKNALL